In the Salinirubrum litoreum genome, one interval contains:
- a CDS encoding GNAT family N-acetyltransferase, whose product MELTEQLSFDNKDRKDIYEYVERHGTVSEKQARRALNMEPEAFGHHVTILRRDGYLRNVDGKLEVAYGDETATDHESEGISYSIRIARQNDLSGLLGTIRQVAEEGSYIEGETVADMIDHEEVILRHNELGSRLFFVATVDEDVIGWVHLDLPEAEKLSHTAVLTLGLLEEYRDHGIGSALLERGTDWARDHDFEKLYNSVPSVNEGAIGFLESHGWETEAVREDHYKIDGDYVDEVMMAIWLD is encoded by the coding sequence ATGGAACTCACTGAACAACTCTCGTTCGACAACAAGGACCGCAAAGACATCTACGAGTACGTGGAGCGCCACGGCACCGTCTCCGAGAAACAGGCGCGCCGCGCACTGAACATGGAACCGGAGGCGTTCGGCCACCACGTCACCATCCTCCGGCGGGACGGCTACCTCCGGAACGTCGATGGGAAACTCGAAGTGGCCTACGGCGACGAGACCGCCACGGACCACGAGTCGGAGGGCATCAGCTACAGCATCCGGATCGCCCGACAGAACGACCTCTCGGGGCTGCTCGGGACCATCCGACAGGTCGCCGAGGAGGGGAGCTACATCGAGGGCGAGACGGTCGCGGACATGATCGACCACGAGGAGGTCATCCTCCGGCACAACGAACTCGGCTCCCGCCTCTTCTTCGTCGCGACGGTCGACGAGGACGTGATCGGCTGGGTCCACCTCGACCTCCCGGAGGCCGAGAAACTGTCGCACACGGCCGTCCTGACGCTCGGCTTACTGGAGGAGTACCGCGACCACGGTATCGGGAGCGCGCTGCTCGAACGCGGGACCGACTGGGCACGCGACCACGACTTCGAGAAGCTCTACAACAGCGTCCCGTCGGTCAACGAGGGAGCAATCGGCTTCCTCGAGTCACACGGCTGGGAGACAGAGGCGGTGCGCGAGGACCACTACAAGATCGACGGCGACTACGTGGACGAGGTGATGATGGCGATCTGGCTGGACTGA